A single genomic interval of Cupriavidus necator harbors:
- a CDS encoding thiamine pyrophosphate-dependent dehydrogenase E1 component subunit alpha, with protein MTARASQDSAALPLDKETLLTVYRKMRTIRDFEERLHVDFGRGDIPGFVHLYAGEEAAGVGILHHLNDGDRIASTHRGHGHCIAKGVDPVAMMKEIYGKKGGSCNGKGGSMHIADLSKGMMGANGILGAGAPLICGAALAAKFRGKGEVGITFCGDGASNQGTFLESLNLAAVWNLPVIFVIENNGYAESTSRDYGTAVDSYVDRAAGFGIPGVTVDGTDFFAVHEAAGEVIRRAREGGGPSLLECKMVRFYGHFEGDAQTYRAAGELDDIRANKDCLKLFGRAVTQAGVVAREELDTIDREVAALIEHAVQEAKAAPQPGPEDLLTDVYVSY; from the coding sequence ATGACAGCCAGAGCTTCTCAAGATTCCGCCGCGCTGCCGCTCGACAAGGAGACGTTGCTGACGGTGTACCGGAAGATGCGCACCATCCGCGATTTCGAAGAACGCCTGCACGTGGACTTCGGGCGCGGCGACATCCCGGGCTTCGTCCATCTATACGCGGGCGAGGAAGCCGCGGGCGTCGGCATTCTGCACCACCTGAACGATGGCGACCGCATCGCCAGCACACACCGCGGCCACGGCCATTGCATTGCCAAGGGCGTCGATCCGGTGGCGATGATGAAGGAGATCTACGGCAAGAAGGGCGGCTCGTGCAATGGCAAGGGTGGCTCGATGCATATCGCCGACCTGTCCAAGGGCATGATGGGCGCCAACGGCATCCTGGGCGCAGGCGCGCCGCTGATCTGCGGCGCCGCGCTGGCTGCCAAGTTCCGCGGCAAGGGCGAGGTCGGCATCACCTTCTGCGGCGACGGCGCCTCCAACCAGGGCACTTTCCTGGAAAGCCTGAACCTGGCCGCGGTCTGGAACCTGCCGGTGATCTTCGTGATCGAGAACAACGGCTATGCCGAATCGACCTCGCGCGATTACGGCACCGCGGTGGACAGCTACGTGGACCGCGCCGCCGGCTTCGGCATCCCGGGCGTGACGGTGGACGGCACCGATTTCTTCGCCGTCCATGAAGCGGCCGGCGAAGTGATCCGGCGCGCGCGCGAAGGCGGCGGGCCGTCGCTGCTCGAATGCAAGATGGTCCGCTTCTATGGCCACTTCGAGGGCGATGCGCAGACCTACCGCGCCGCCGGCGAACTCGACGACATCCGCGCCAACAAGGATTGCCTGAAGCTGTTTGGCCGCGCCGTGACCCAGGCGGGAGTGGTCGCTCGCGAAGAACTCGACACCATCGACCGCGAGGTCGCCGCGCTGATCGAGCATGCCGTGCAGGAAGCCAAGGCCGCGCCGCAGCCGGGTCCCGAAGACCTGCTCACCGACGTCTACGTCAGCTACTGA
- a CDS encoding alpha-ketoacid dehydrogenase subunit beta — MARKLSIKLAINEAIDQEMTRDPSVIMLGEDIVGGAGADGEKDAWGGVLGVTKGLYAKHGDRLLDTPLSESAYVGAAIGAAACGMRPIAELMFIDFMGVCFDQIFNQAAKFRYMFGGKAETPVVIRAMVGAGFRAAAQHSQMLTPLFTHIPGLKVVCPSTPYDTKGLLIQAIRDNDPVIFCEHKNLYGLEGEVPEGAYAIPFGEANIVRDGKDVSIVTYGLMVHRALEAAATLAKEGIEAEIVDLRTLSPLDMDTVLESVENTGRLVVVDEASPRCNIATDISAQVAQQAFGALKAGIEMVCPPHTPVPFSPTLEDLYIPSAAQIAAAARKTMKGGKH, encoded by the coding sequence ATGGCTCGCAAACTGAGCATCAAGCTGGCGATCAACGAGGCGATCGACCAGGAAATGACCCGCGACCCCAGCGTCATCATGCTGGGCGAAGATATCGTCGGCGGCGCCGGCGCGGACGGCGAGAAGGACGCCTGGGGCGGCGTGCTGGGCGTGACCAAGGGTCTTTACGCCAAGCACGGCGACCGGCTGCTGGACACGCCGCTGTCTGAATCCGCTTACGTGGGCGCCGCCATCGGCGCCGCGGCCTGCGGCATGCGCCCGATCGCCGAGCTGATGTTTATCGATTTCATGGGCGTTTGCTTCGACCAGATCTTCAACCAGGCGGCCAAGTTCCGCTACATGTTCGGCGGCAAGGCGGAGACGCCGGTGGTGATCCGCGCGATGGTCGGCGCGGGCTTTCGCGCAGCCGCGCAGCACAGCCAGATGCTGACGCCGCTGTTCACGCATATCCCCGGCCTGAAGGTGGTGTGCCCGTCCACGCCGTACGACACCAAGGGCCTGCTGATCCAGGCGATCCGCGACAACGACCCGGTGATCTTCTGCGAGCACAAGAACCTGTACGGCCTGGAAGGCGAGGTGCCCGAAGGCGCCTACGCGATCCCGTTCGGCGAGGCCAATATCGTGCGCGACGGCAAGGACGTGTCGATCGTCACCTACGGGTTGATGGTGCATCGCGCGCTCGAAGCGGCGGCAACGCTGGCCAAGGAGGGCATCGAGGCCGAGATCGTGGACCTGCGCACGCTCTCGCCACTGGACATGGACACGGTGCTGGAGTCGGTCGAGAACACCGGCCGCCTGGTGGTGGTGGACGAGGCCAGCCCGCGCTGCAATATCGCCACCGATATCTCCGCGCAGGTTGCGCAGCAAGCCTTCGGCGCGCTCAAGGCCGGCATCGAGATGGTGTGCCCGCCGCACACGCCGGTGCCGTTCTCGCCGACGCTGGAGGACCTGTACATCCCCAGCGCCGCGCAGATCGCGGCCGCCGCGCGCAAGACCATGAAGGGAGGCAAGCACTGA
- a CDS encoding acetoin dehydrogenase dihydrolipoyllysine-residue acetyltransferase subunit, with protein MATEISPTIIPIVMPKWGLSMKEGTVNAWLVDEGTEITVGLPILDVETDKIANAVEAPDAGTLRRKVAQAGDVLPVKALLGVLAPAEVSDAQIDDYVAAYETPADDAGEEDAAAAYQFADVDGIRVRYARKGGGAETVLFIHGFGGDLDNWLFNLDPLADAYTVVALDLPGHGQSSPRLAGTTLAQMAGFVARFMDETGIEAAHVVGHSMGGGVAAQLAVDAPQRVLSVALVSPVGFGDAVNSGYTEGFVSAQSRRELKPVVELLFADAGLVSRQMLDDLLRYKRLDGVTEALTALGQGLFGGGRQSEQPGQRLANSGKRVLVVWGGQDQIIPAAHAEAAPPGATVKVFADAGHMSQMEKANDFNALLKKHLGG; from the coding sequence ATGGCAACCGAAATTTCCCCCACGATTATCCCGATCGTGATGCCCAAGTGGGGCCTGTCGATGAAGGAAGGCACGGTCAATGCGTGGCTGGTCGACGAAGGCACCGAGATTACCGTGGGCCTGCCGATCCTGGATGTGGAAACCGACAAGATCGCCAATGCGGTGGAGGCGCCCGACGCCGGCACGCTGCGCCGCAAGGTGGCGCAGGCCGGCGACGTGCTGCCGGTGAAGGCGCTGCTGGGCGTGCTGGCACCTGCGGAGGTGAGCGATGCGCAAATCGATGACTATGTCGCGGCTTATGAAACGCCGGCGGACGACGCTGGCGAAGAGGACGCCGCTGCCGCGTACCAGTTTGCCGACGTCGACGGCATCCGGGTCCGCTATGCCCGCAAGGGTGGCGGCGCCGAAACCGTGCTCTTCATCCACGGATTTGGCGGAGACCTGGACAACTGGCTGTTCAACCTCGATCCCCTGGCCGACGCGTACACCGTGGTGGCGCTCGACCTGCCCGGCCACGGACAGTCGTCGCCGCGGCTCGCGGGCACGACGCTGGCGCAGATGGCCGGCTTTGTAGCGCGCTTCATGGACGAGACCGGGATCGAGGCGGCGCATGTGGTCGGCCATTCGATGGGCGGCGGCGTGGCGGCGCAACTGGCCGTGGATGCACCGCAGCGGGTGCTGTCGGTGGCGCTGGTGTCGCCGGTGGGCTTTGGCGACGCCGTCAACAGCGGCTATACCGAAGGCTTCGTCAGTGCCCAGTCCCGGCGCGAGCTCAAGCCCGTGGTCGAACTGCTGTTCGCCGACGCGGGGCTGGTCAGCCGCCAGATGCTGGACGACCTGCTGCGCTACAAGCGGCTGGACGGCGTCACCGAGGCGCTGACGGCGCTGGGGCAGGGACTCTTCGGCGGCGGCCGCCAGAGCGAGCAGCCTGGCCAGCGGCTGGCCAACAGCGGCAAGCGCGTGCTGGTGGTGTGGGGCGGTCAGGACCAGATCATCCCGGCCGCGCACGCTGAAGCCGCGCCGCCGGGAGCAACCGTCAAGGTCTTTGCCGATGCTGGCCACATGAGCCAGATGGAGAAGGCCAATGACTTCAACGCGCTGCTGAAGAAGCATCTGGGCGGCTGA
- a CDS encoding carboxymuconolactone decarboxylase family protein → MTTDLKTRLTEINRQFGALGQAQPAAMSAFQGVMKAATQDGSLPAAVKELIAVALAVQKGCDDCVLFHTSQALRHRATREQLAEVLAINIEMGGGPGAMYASKALAYFDALNA, encoded by the coding sequence ATGACCACAGACCTGAAGACCCGCCTGACCGAGATCAACAGGCAATTCGGTGCGCTCGGCCAGGCCCAGCCCGCCGCCATGAGCGCCTTCCAGGGCGTGATGAAGGCCGCCACGCAGGACGGCAGCCTGCCCGCCGCCGTCAAGGAACTGATTGCCGTCGCGCTGGCGGTGCAGAAGGGCTGCGACGACTGCGTGCTGTTCCACACCAGCCAGGCGCTGCGCCATCGCGCCACGCGCGAGCAGCTCGCCGAAGTGCTGGCCATCAATATCGAGATGGGTGGCGGACCCGGCGCCATGTACGCGTCGAAGGCGCTGGCGTACTTCGATGCGCTCAATGCCTAG
- a CDS encoding lipoate--protein ligase family protein, producing the protein MPFEFIDAAHAGQAGSDPLQDELALLDLAAQGRQVAQLWEAPLSLVVPRTYLRHAALETARADFAQQGCPVFLRMSGGGLVPQGPGILNLSLAYTVEQPPGARSDAVYLHLCEVIGDALQSLGVDTHWQAVAGSFCDGRYNLAWGPPEAARKIAGTAQYWRRAPAAMQTADGQRHLVLAHAVLLVSAGPVQINARANAFEAAIDSGRHYDAGKVVSVREALLASGRAVDDDAALMAQVSDALRRSVGQTPPPA; encoded by the coding sequence ATGCCGTTTGAATTTATTGATGCGGCCCATGCCGGGCAGGCGGGCAGCGACCCGCTGCAGGATGAGCTGGCCTTGCTCGACCTCGCGGCACAAGGCCGGCAGGTGGCGCAGCTGTGGGAGGCGCCGCTGTCGCTGGTGGTGCCGCGCACCTACCTGCGCCATGCCGCGCTGGAAACCGCGCGCGCCGACTTCGCGCAGCAGGGATGTCCGGTATTCCTGCGCATGTCCGGCGGCGGGCTGGTGCCGCAGGGCCCCGGCATCCTCAACCTGAGCCTGGCCTACACAGTGGAACAGCCGCCGGGCGCGCGCAGCGACGCGGTCTACCTGCACTTGTGCGAGGTCATCGGCGACGCGCTGCAATCGCTGGGCGTCGACACGCACTGGCAGGCGGTGGCCGGTTCCTTCTGCGACGGCCGCTACAACCTGGCCTGGGGCCCGCCCGAAGCCGCGCGCAAGATCGCCGGCACGGCGCAGTACTGGCGGCGCGCACCCGCGGCCATGCAAACGGCCGACGGGCAGCGCCACCTGGTGCTGGCCCATGCGGTGCTGCTGGTCAGCGCCGGCCCCGTGCAGATCAACGCGCGCGCCAATGCGTTCGAAGCGGCCATCGACAGCGGCCGGCACTATGACGCGGGCAAGGTCGTCAGTGTGCGCGAGGCATTGTTGGCCAGCGGCCGCGCGGTCGATGACGACGCCGCGCTGATGGCGCAGGTATCGGATGCGCTGCGGCGAAGCGTGGGGCAGACGCCGCCACCGGCGTAG
- a CDS encoding OsmC family protein, whose product MTIQATWQPSQGNSICHLTNGTAEWQADLDASAGGDTQYPNPHDLLDSALAACTTLTLQLYAKRKGYAITEVHVSVGHEDANGTYTMNREVKVSGELTPQILDDLLRVANRCPVHKTLSGQFSIQTSIA is encoded by the coding sequence ATGACTATCCAAGCGACCTGGCAACCAAGCCAGGGCAACAGCATCTGCCACCTGACCAACGGGACTGCCGAGTGGCAAGCCGACCTGGATGCATCCGCCGGCGGCGACACCCAATACCCGAACCCGCATGACCTGCTGGATTCGGCCCTGGCCGCCTGCACCACGCTGACTTTGCAGCTGTACGCCAAACGCAAGGGCTACGCCATCACCGAAGTCCATGTATCGGTCGGTCATGAAGATGCCAACGGGACCTACACCATGAACCGGGAGGTCAAGGTCAGCGGCGAGCTCACGCCCCAGATCCTGGATGACCTGCTCCGCGTGGCGAATCGCTGCCCGGTGCACAAGACCTTGTCGGGACAGTTTTCCATCCAGACGTCGATTGCCTGA
- a CDS encoding GIY-YIG nuclease family protein → MSADSAWYLYLLECTGDSIYTGITTDVARRFAEHLSGKGAKYTRSRKPIRVLGQLRFDTKSEALKAEIEIKRLSSTQKRAFCAQLPATEPAR, encoded by the coding sequence ATGTCGGCTGACAGCGCCTGGTACCTCTATCTGCTCGAATGCACCGGCGATTCCATCTACACCGGGATCACGACCGATGTTGCCCGCCGCTTCGCCGAGCATCTGTCCGGAAAAGGCGCTAAATATACGCGATCGCGCAAGCCCATACGCGTTTTGGGCCAATTGCGCTTCGACACGAAATCCGAAGCGTTGAAAGCGGAAATCGAGATCAAGCGCTTGAGTTCGACACAGAAGCGCGCATTTTGCGCGCAACTGCCAGCAACCGAGCCGGCCCGGTAG
- a CDS encoding organic hydroperoxide resistance protein, whose protein sequence is MKLEKVVYTAHATATGGRDGRATTSDGQLDAKLAVPKEMGGAGNGLNPEQLFAAGYSACFLGAMRYVAGQQKITVPADATIEGAVGIGPIPQGFGIQVELKISLPGFEREAAEKLVEQAHQVCPYSNATRGNIDVTLTVV, encoded by the coding sequence ATGAAACTCGAAAAAGTCGTTTATACCGCCCATGCCACCGCCACCGGCGGCCGTGACGGCCGTGCCACCACGTCCGACGGCCAGCTCGACGCCAAGCTGGCCGTGCCCAAGGAAATGGGTGGCGCCGGCAATGGCCTGAATCCGGAACAGCTCTTTGCTGCCGGCTATTCGGCCTGCTTCCTGGGCGCCATGCGCTACGTGGCCGGCCAGCAGAAGATCACCGTGCCCGCCGATGCCACGATCGAAGGCGCGGTCGGCATCGGCCCGATCCCTCAAGGCTTCGGCATCCAGGTCGAACTGAAGATCTCGCTGCCGGGCTTCGAGCGCGAGGCTGCCGAAAAGCTGGTCGAACAGGCGCACCAGGTGTGCCCGTACTCGAACGCGACGCGCGGCAATATCGACGTGACGCTGACTGTGGTCTGA
- a CDS encoding MarR family winged helix-turn-helix transcriptional regulator → MERDNDPSPDLLLLDRQLCFALYSSSLAMTKLYKPLLSELGLTYPQYLVMLVLWEAETLTVSDLGARLALDSGTLTPLLKRLETARLVTRTRDAADERRVLVSLTDSGRALRQRAARIPEQMLCATQCPVEEIQALTQRLHALRSTLEQARTDSSLPD, encoded by the coding sequence ATGGAACGCGACAACGACCCCTCCCCGGATTTGCTGCTACTGGATCGCCAGCTGTGCTTTGCGCTGTATTCAAGCTCACTGGCCATGACCAAGTTGTACAAGCCACTCTTAAGTGAGCTTGGACTTACTTATCCGCAATATTTGGTGATGCTGGTGTTGTGGGAGGCGGAAACGCTGACGGTCTCGGACCTCGGCGCGCGGCTGGCGCTGGACTCGGGGACGCTGACGCCACTATTGAAGCGGCTGGAGACGGCGCGGCTGGTCACGCGCACCCGTGACGCAGCCGACGAACGGCGGGTGCTGGTCAGCCTGACCGACTCCGGCCGCGCATTGCGCCAGCGCGCAGCCCGTATTCCTGAACAGATGTTGTGCGCCACGCAGTGCCCGGTCGAAGAGATCCAGGCCCTGACGCAGCGCCTGCATGCACTGCGGTCGACGCTTGAACAGGCGCGGACCGATTCCAGCCTGCCGGACTGA
- a CDS encoding DegQ family serine endoprotease, giving the protein MMRQTIARTAVGIAALAALGGGYAYLQREVITPGYAAPAPAVAPAQPAAAVATPTDFSGIVAQYGPAVVNISVTARAQRTAAQMPPGIDPDDPLFQFFKRFGPQFQGPQGGQQQLVRGLGSGFIVSPDGLILTNAHVVDGAQEVTVKLTDRREFKAKVLGSDPQTDVAVIRIDAKNLPAVRLGDPSQVRVGEPVLAIGSPYGFENTVTAGIVSAKSRSLPDDTYVPFIQTDVAVNPGNSGGPLFNQRGEVVGINAQIYSQTGGYQGLSFAIPIDVATKVQQQLVAHGKVTRGRLGISVQEVNQALAQSFGLPKPTGALVNSVEPDSPAARAGLKPGDVIVQLDNDVIDHSGDLPEHVADIKPGTQTSLKIIRKGQPMTLSVTVGTARDRAVAQKGGGSEAGGRLGLAVRPLTPAEKRGSGIDGGLVVEDVAGPAARVGIQPGDVILSLNGTPISSPEQLKSLVSKSGKQVALLVQRDDARIFIPLDLG; this is encoded by the coding sequence ATGATGCGCCAGACCATTGCTCGCACGGCCGTTGGTATCGCGGCCCTTGCCGCCCTTGGCGGCGGCTATGCCTATCTGCAGAGGGAAGTCATCACGCCGGGGTACGCGGCACCTGCGCCAGCCGTCGCGCCAGCGCAGCCGGCGGCCGCCGTGGCCACGCCGACGGATTTCTCCGGCATCGTGGCACAGTACGGGCCCGCCGTGGTCAATATCAGCGTCACCGCGCGCGCCCAGCGCACCGCGGCGCAGATGCCCCCGGGCATCGATCCGGACGATCCGCTGTTCCAGTTCTTCAAGCGTTTCGGGCCGCAGTTCCAGGGTCCGCAAGGCGGCCAGCAGCAACTGGTGCGCGGACTGGGCTCGGGCTTTATCGTGAGCCCGGACGGGCTGATCCTGACCAATGCGCACGTCGTCGACGGCGCGCAGGAGGTCACGGTCAAGCTGACCGACCGCCGCGAGTTCAAGGCCAAGGTGCTCGGCAGCGATCCGCAGACCGACGTGGCCGTGATCCGCATCGACGCCAAGAACCTGCCGGCCGTGCGCCTGGGCGATCCTTCGCAGGTGCGCGTGGGCGAGCCGGTGCTGGCGATCGGTTCTCCCTACGGCTTCGAGAACACCGTGACCGCGGGCATCGTCAGCGCCAAGTCGCGCTCGCTGCCGGACGATACCTATGTGCCGTTCATCCAGACCGATGTTGCCGTCAATCCCGGCAACTCGGGCGGGCCGCTGTTCAACCAGCGCGGCGAGGTGGTCGGCATCAATGCGCAGATCTACAGCCAGACCGGCGGCTACCAGGGCCTGTCGTTCGCGATCCCGATCGACGTGGCCACCAAGGTGCAGCAGCAGCTGGTGGCGCATGGCAAGGTCACGCGCGGTCGTCTCGGCATCAGCGTGCAGGAGGTGAACCAGGCGCTTGCACAATCGTTCGGGCTGCCCAAGCCTACTGGTGCGCTGGTCAACTCGGTCGAGCCCGACAGCCCGGCCGCGCGCGCTGGCCTGAAGCCTGGCGACGTCATCGTGCAGCTCGACAATGACGTGATCGACCATTCGGGCGACCTGCCCGAGCACGTGGCCGATATCAAGCCGGGCACGCAGACCTCGTTGAAGATCATCCGCAAGGGCCAGCCGATGACGCTGTCGGTGACGGTGGGCACGGCCAGGGACCGGGCCGTCGCACAGAAGGGCGGTGGCAGCGAGGCCGGTGGCCGGCTGGGGCTGGCGGTGCGCCCGCTCACGCCGGCGGAGAAGCGTGGCAGCGGCATCGACGGCGGTCTGGTGGTCGAGGACGTGGCCGGCCCCGCCGCGCGCGTCGGCATCCAGCCGGGCGACGTGATCCTGTCGCTCAACGGCACGCCCATCAGCTCGCCCGAACAGCTCAAGTCGCTGGTATCGAAATCGGGCAAGCAGGTGGCACTGCTGGTGCAGCGCGACGATGCGCGCATCTTCATTCCGCTCGACCTGGGCTGA
- a CDS encoding MFS transporter: MKPGSPWQPLWRLRVSMRWLRWLSHRQRQTLLMMLLALATGLEFLENIMFVFASSHIVGGLDADPRSFALVQAAYAVGSMLMILKQQWLSRRFGYRYYLTGALLLFMAGTVVAATSHALPQMVVARFIQGVGGGALFTSCRILVNVLFGPTARPRATRIFMIGIFSGSALGPAFAAELIDHGVWQDVFYGVLPFAALATLGAWLLLPDAEPRTDTGGPALGPLLLFGAAIVTLQAALTEARFDVFSHPLRLALVAAAGLALLAVFLWHQWHHSEPVLHLRALRHPVYLTGLAMYFVYYMISNLSGYLFPIYAEQALKIPLAATGWLNTFAALVSLAGIFVYLQVAPRLTRKKPLMVAGLVLMAATAWWFSQMPPDAGPPALAWGLVGKGLFGVLVIIPIAGLTFRALGPDEFAHGYRSKNLMRQVAGSFASALGAVLLQNRQFAVHDSLLHAVGQRPAETEHWMAAMQAALAARGFDAAQAHLGALAQLNGLIEQQARLIACEDIYRLIAVLALGAAAYMLLQRRLP; this comes from the coding sequence ATGAAGCCCGGCTCACCCTGGCAGCCTCTGTGGCGATTGCGCGTCAGCATGCGGTGGCTGCGCTGGCTGAGCCACCGGCAGCGCCAGACCCTGCTGATGATGCTGCTGGCGCTGGCCACCGGCTTGGAGTTCCTCGAGAACATCATGTTCGTGTTTGCCTCCAGCCATATCGTCGGCGGCCTCGACGCCGACCCGCGCAGCTTCGCGCTGGTGCAGGCGGCCTACGCCGTGGGCAGCATGCTGATGATCCTGAAGCAGCAATGGCTGTCGCGCCGGTTCGGCTACCGCTACTACCTGACGGGGGCGCTGCTGCTGTTCATGGCGGGCACGGTCGTGGCCGCAACCAGCCATGCGCTGCCGCAGATGGTGGTGGCGCGCTTTATCCAGGGTGTGGGCGGCGGCGCGCTGTTCACCAGCTGCCGCATCCTGGTCAACGTGCTGTTCGGCCCGACCGCGCGTCCGCGCGCCACCCGCATTTTCATGATCGGCATCTTCTCGGGGTCGGCGCTGGGCCCGGCCTTCGCCGCCGAGCTGATCGACCATGGCGTATGGCAGGACGTGTTCTACGGCGTGCTGCCGTTCGCCGCGCTGGCCACGCTGGGTGCCTGGCTGCTGCTGCCGGATGCGGAGCCGCGCACCGATACCGGCGGCCCCGCGCTCGGGCCGCTGCTGCTGTTCGGCGCCGCCATCGTGACCTTGCAGGCGGCGCTGACCGAGGCGCGCTTCGACGTGTTCTCGCACCCGCTGAGGCTCGCGCTGGTGGCCGCCGCGGGCCTGGCGCTGCTGGCCGTGTTCCTGTGGCACCAGTGGCACCACAGCGAACCCGTGCTGCACCTGCGCGCACTGCGCCACCCGGTGTACCTGACCGGCCTGGCGATGTACTTCGTGTACTACATGATCAGCAACCTGAGCGGCTACCTGTTCCCGATCTACGCCGAGCAGGCGCTGAAGATCCCGCTGGCGGCCACCGGCTGGCTCAACACCTTTGCCGCGCTGGTCAGCCTGGCCGGCATCTTCGTCTACCTGCAGGTGGCGCCGCGCCTGACGCGCAAGAAGCCACTGATGGTCGCCGGCCTGGTGCTGATGGCCGCCACGGCATGGTGGTTCTCGCAGATGCCGCCCGACGCCGGCCCGCCGGCGCTGGCATGGGGGCTGGTCGGCAAGGGCCTGTTCGGCGTGCTGGTGATCATCCCCATCGCCGGGCTGACGTTCCGGGCGCTGGGTCCCGATGAATTCGCCCATGGCTACCGCAGCAAGAACCTGATGCGGCAGGTCGCCGGCTCCTTTGCCTCGGCGCTGGGTGCGGTGCTGCTGCAGAACCGCCAGTTCGCGGTGCACGACAGCCTGCTGCACGCGGTGGGCCAGCGCCCCGCCGAGACCGAACACTGGATGGCTGCCATGCAGGCGGCATTGGCCGCACGCGGCTTCGATGCGGCGCAGGCCCACCTGGGCGCGCTCGCGCAACTGAACGGGCTGATCGAGCAGCAGGCCAGGCTGATTGCCTGCGAGGATATCTATCGGCTGATTGCGGTGCTGGCGCTGGGGGCGGCGGCGTACATGCTGCTGCAGCGGCGACTGCCCTGA
- a CDS encoding MarR family winged helix-turn-helix transcriptional regulator: MSFEQRIDRFCARHPEAPRDLILASRLLLRTARLLRGHIDQALAPFELDMSQYLLLSMLAVDENRPSMPSELGATLDATRTQMTRLLDGLEARGLLRRRASASDRRSLELTLTPAGRRLLERAAPAVHAAYGEAWAPLGAGGLAGATRALTQLHQTLEGLQP, translated from the coding sequence ATGTCTTTCGAACAACGCATCGACCGCTTCTGCGCCCGCCATCCCGAGGCCCCGCGCGACCTGATCCTGGCCTCCAGGCTGCTGCTGCGCACCGCGCGCCTGCTGCGCGGCCATATCGACCAGGCGCTGGCCCCGTTCGAACTGGACATGAGCCAGTACCTGCTGCTGAGCATGCTTGCCGTCGACGAAAACCGGCCCAGCATGCCGTCCGAGCTGGGCGCCACGCTGGACGCCACGCGCACGCAGATGACGCGGCTGCTGGACGGCCTGGAAGCGCGCGGGCTGCTGCGCCGGCGGGCGTCGGCCAGCGACCGGCGCAGCCTGGAGCTGACCCTGACCCCGGCCGGCCGCCGGCTGCTGGAGCGCGCCGCGCCCGCGGTGCATGCCGCCTACGGCGAGGCCTGGGCGCCGCTCGGCGCAGGCGGCCTGGCCGGCGCCACGCGTGCGCTGACTCAATTGCACCAGACCCTGGAGGGGCTCCAGCCATGA